caAGGAATTGGAATTGGCAACTGTGGTATCTTTTCGAGAGGTCTTGCTTCACTTGTAAATGGTCAAGTGAAGCCGTTGAATAGTCGCCGTGATAATGGACGGCCTATGCCAATCGGTATCCGGAGGTACGTTATCCCTTCCATTATAAACTTGCCGCCTCCTCCGTTGGAGATAGAGAGGGAGGGGCAGCTGGGATCTTAACGGAAACCGGCCCACACCCCACCAACCGCGGGGTCCCTCCTACACGGACGGCAACGCATCATCACGCTCTTGTTTGCTCTGCCTACTCTACGTTAGCTAGTCCATTGCCCTTTTGTCAAGCTATATCTTGCCGCCTGTTCCACTCTCACACCATCTGTCTTGTGCAATTTCTTCTCTATTCTCATTATACCCCCATTGTTCTTGTCGAGACTCGCTAAGCTACAGCTCAGAGCTTTAGCTTGCTAACACAACAAACAGTCTTGTCCCCAAGATCTCTGATCGAGCTTGCTCCGCCCACGCCAGACTCGCCCGCAACGAAACAATGACTGACCGCGATGTTCTCCCTGACAATGTCAAGCCCAAGCACTATGATCTCTCCTTGAGGGATCTCGAGTTCACCAACTGGACTTACAAGGGAACCGTTACGTACGTCACGCCTCTACCCCTCATCGTGAAGCTAGCTCTAACAGCTCTACAGTATCGACTCGGAAATCACAAAGCCTACCAAGGaaatcatcgtcaacacTCTCGAACTCAAGCTCTCTCACGCCAAGGTCTCTGCCGACTCGAAGACATTCGAATCAACAAAATTCGACTATGACTCCAAGGCTCAGCGCTCTACCATCACCTTTGACGAGGAGATCCCCGTCGCTTCCAAGGCTTCCCTGATCATCGAGTTCGAgggtatcatcaacaacgaaaTGGCTGGTTTCTACCGCAGCAAGTACAAGCCTGCCGAGACTCCTTCTGCTTCGGTTCCTAGCGATGGTGAATGGCACTACATGTTCAGCACACAGTTCGAGGCTTGTGATGCTCGCCGAGCGTTCCCTTGCTTCGACGAGCCCAACCTCAAGGCCACTTTTGATTTCGACATTGAGATTCCTTCCGACCAGGTTGCTCTGAGCAACATGCCCGTCAAGGAGACTCGACCTTCCAAGGATGGCTGGAACATTGTATCATTCGAGACCTCTCCTGTCATGAGCACTTACCTGCTGGCCTGGGCTGTTGGTGACTTTGAGTACATCGAGGCTTTCACCGACCGCAAGTACGACGGCAAACAGATCCCTGTCCGTGTCTACACCACCCGTGGTCTCAAGGAGCAGGGTCAGTGGGCTCTCGAGCACGCTCCCAAGatcatgacttcttctccGAGATCTTCGACATCGACTACCCTCTGCCCAAGTCCGATTTGATTGCTGTTCACGAGTTCACCCACGGCGCCATGGAGAACTGGGGTCTCGTCACCTACCGCACTACTCAGGTTCTCTACGATGAGAAGACCTCTGATCCCCGATTCAAGAACGCCGTCGCCTACGTCGTCGCTCACGAGCTTGCTCACCAGTGGTTCGGCAACCCTTGTCACCATGGACTGGTGGGATGAGCTCTGGCTCAACGAGGGTTTCGCTACCTGGGTCGGTTGGCACGCTGTTGACCACCTGCACCCTGACTGGCAAGTCTGGGCTCAGTTCGTCAACGAGGGTATGGAGGCTGCTTTCCGTCTCGATGGTATCCGTGCCAGTCACCCTATCCACGTTCCTGTCcgagatgctcttgatgtcAACCAGATTTTCGACTCCATCAGCTACCTCAAGGGTTGCTCTGCCATCCGCATGCTTGCCAACCACCTCGGTGTCGAGACTTTCCTCAAGGGTGTTTCTAACTACCTGAAGGCTCACGCTTATGGAAACGCTAAGACTACTGCTCTCTGGAACGCCCTTGGTGAGGCCTCTGGCAAGAACGTCACTGAGCTTATGAACCCTTGGATCTCCAAGATCGGTCACCCCGTTCTtactgttgctgaggagcctgGTCAGATCTCTGTCAAGCAGTCTCGATTCCTGTCTACCGGAGACGTTAAGCCCGAGGATGACACCACCACCTGGTGGGTTCCCCTCGGtcttgagggcaagaaggaccACGCCGGTATCGCCTCTCTGTCTCTCACCACCAAGGAGGACACCATCCGTGACGTCGACGACCACTTTTACAAGCTTAACAGCGGTGCCACTGGTTTCTACCGTGTCAACTACCCCCCTGAGCGCCTCGCCAAGCTTAGCAATCAGCTAGACAAGCTCAGCACCGAGGACAAAATCTCTATCATTGGTTCCACCGCCGACCTTGCCTTTGCCGGCAACGGCAC
This genomic interval from Fusarium verticillioides 7600 chromosome 1, whole genome shotgun sequence contains the following:
- a CDS encoding glutamyl aminopeptidase (At least one base has a quality score < 10), with translation MSSSKGLLRHLPLPLRLWSNCSPLSVITRQTATSVSASVSQGIGIGNCGIFSRGLASLVNGQVKPLNSRRDNGRPMPIGIRSLVPKISDRACSAHARLARNETMTDRDVLPDNVKPKHYDLSLRDLEFTNWTYKGTVTIDSEITKPTKEIIVNTLELKLSHAKVSADSKTFESTKFDYDSKAQRSTITFDEEIPVASKASLIIEFEGIINNEMAGFYRSKYKPAETPSASVPSDGEWHYMFSTQFEACDARRAFPCFDEPNLKATFDFDIEIPSDQVALSNMPVKETRPSKDGWNIVSFETSPVMSTYLLAWAVGDFEYIEAFTDRKYDGKQIPVRVYTTRGLKEQGQWALEHAPKIMTSSPRSSTSTTLCPSPI